A segment of the Cotesia glomerata isolate CgM1 linkage group LG2, MPM_Cglom_v2.3, whole genome shotgun sequence genome:
GGttggttttttaattaaattatttattaatgaaaattaattcagcatgtatttgataattttaagggccagtttttcaatccgagataaaattttatccaggataaaattattattgccagtatatttatatacataaaatatatagatatattttattattggataaaatttagtCTTGGATTAAAATCTAGCCCtaagaattttatatcaaataaattatggcaaaaaaaattaaagaaaaaaattgacatgtagaaatttaaaaaaattaaaaatgcaattttttaaaaataaagagtgaaaatttttggaacaaatttttttgttaaataaaattaaaaaattcttaagtaaCAGCTAACTTTAACGTCATTGTTTATTAGCATGTGGTTTGGAGatgtgtaattaattaattaatttttttttaggattcTGAAGCtgaagatttattaaatgctGAATTTAATGATACGGTTGATAGTTCTGATGAAGAAGTTGAAGAATCGGAGCCTGAGGATTCTGATGGTGAGGTAGATCAACTTGTTTTTGATTCTGACGAGAGCGATGCGCTTGAATTTGAAAGTGATGAGGATGATGAAgaagaagatgatgatgatgaagaagatgatgatgaggaagaagaagaagaagaagaaataaaaaataaaagcaataatttaaaaaaacaagacgaagtaaaaattaaaaatattttaataaaatctaacaatgaaaaaaataaagaagaaattttaaaaaataaaaataataaaaataaacaagaagaaattttaaaaaacaaaaataataaaaataaacaagaaaaaatattaaaaaataaatcagaaaaagtaactaaaaataaattagaagctgaagaaataaaatcacCCGACATAAATAACAAACCATCAGAACCTGAATTGAAAGACGAGTATGAAGAATACGACAGCTCTGACGAAGAAGACATCAGAAATACAGTCGGAAACATACCAATGCAGTGGTACAAGGAGCACGACCACATTGGCTACGACACAGAAGGAAAGAAACTGATAAAACCTGATACAGGAGATGAACTGGACAATTTCTTGAAGAGAGCCGACGACCCAGACTTCTGGAAGACTGTAAAAGACCCACAGACTGGCCAGGAGGTTGTCTTAACCGACGAAGACGTCGAGATTATCAGAAAGATAGCTAAAGGTCAATACCCCGACCCAAATTACAACGACTGGACTCCGTGGGTCGACTGGTTTACTTCCAAAGTGGAGAAAATGCCACTGAGAGGCTTCCCCGAGCACAAGCGGTCGTTCTTGCCGTCCAAGCTCGAAGCCAAGAAAGTTTCCAAGATAGTCCACGCATTGAAGATGGGCTGGATGAAGTCTTCGGCTGAGCTGGAGAAAGAACGCAAAGAGAAGAGTAAAATGCCGGCGTTTTACATGCTCTGGGAGACTGATGACCAGGCTGAAGAAATGCGGAGGATCCACAAGCACATCCAGGCTCCTAAAAGACACCTTCCAGGCCATGCTGAGAGCTACAATCCTCCACCTGAGTACTTGTTCGATAAAAAGGAGCTCAAGGAGTGGAATAAATTCAAAGACACTCCCTGGAAGAGGAAGCTTCACTTCATTCCTCAGAAATATAATTCTCTTAGGACAGTTCCAGCGTACCCTGATTTTATCAAAGAAAGATTCCAACGTTGTCTGGACCTTTACATGTGTCCGAGAGGCTACAAGATGAAGCTGAACATCGACCCAGAGCAACTGGTTCCTCAGTTACCGAGCCCGCAAGACCTCCAGCCATTCCCCACGACCCTGTCGATGGTCTTCAAAGGTCACACTGACATAGTAAGGTCAATGACCGCGCAAAACAGAGGTCAGTACATCGCCTCTGGTGGTGATGACGGGAATCTCAAGATCTGGGAAGTCGCCACCGGACGCTGTGTTAAAACTGTTCCTTGTGGTGCAACCATTCGCAGCGTGGCTTGGTGTCCCAATGAAGCGATCTCGCTAATTGCCGTGGCTGCTGGTCAGAAGGTCTTGCTGATAAATCCTGGAGTCGGAGATCATTTAGTTACCAGCAAGACTGACAAGCTTATGGAAATTATTCCTCAGAGCGACGTTGTTGTTAATGAAAGGGTCCAGTCTGCTGTACAGTGGGAACAAGCTGCTGGTGATAACTGGGACCAGGGAGTCAGGGTGATTTTGAATCactttaaaattgttaagcAGATTGTT
Coding sequences within it:
- the LOC123259458 gene encoding ribosome biogenesis protein BOP1 homolog, whose amino-acid sequence is MPPTAKKSVKRKLKAIVENVDVRSEESEEDSEAEDLLNAEFNDTVDSSDEEVEESEPEDSDGEVDQLVFDSDESDALEFESDEDDEEEDDDDEEDDDEEEEEEEEKNNKNKQEKILKNKSEKVTKNKLEAEEIKSPDINNKPSEPELKDEYEEYDSSDEEDIRNTVGNIPMQWYKEHDHIGYDTEGKKLIKPDTGDELDNFLKRADDPDFWKTVKDPQTGQEVVLTDEDVEIIRKIAKGQYPDPNYNDWTPWVDWFTSKVEKMPLRGFPEHKRSFLPSKLEAKKVSKIVHALKMGWMKSSAELEKERKEKSKMPAFYMLWETDDQAEEMRRIHKHIQAPKRHLPGHAESYNPPPEYLFDKKELKEWNKFKDTPWKRKLHFIPQKYNSLRTVPAYPDFIKERFQRCLDLYMCPRGYKMKLNIDPEQLVPQLPSPQDLQPFPTTLSMVFKGHTDIVRSMTAQNRGQYIASGGDDGNLKIWEVATGRCVKTVPCGATIRSVAWCPNEAISLIAVAAGQKVLLINPGVGDHLVTSKTDKLMEIIPQSDVVVNERVQSAVQWEQAAGDNWDQGVRVILNHFKIVKQIVWHAKGDYFATVMPDGQNRSVLIHQMSKRRSQIPFKRSKGLIQCVLFHPIRPFLFVATQRNIRIYDLVKQEIFKKLFSNSQWISSMSIHPGGDNIIVGTYDRKVLWFDLDFSTKPYQTLRLHGTGVRSVSFHKRYPLFASGSDDCKLVVCHGMVYNDLLQNPLIVPLKNLSNHEKHEDFGIIDVMFHPIQPWVFSAGADSTIKMYS